Within Paralichthys olivaceus isolate ysfri-2021 chromosome 14, ASM2471397v2, whole genome shotgun sequence, the genomic segment ACATCCCTGGGCAGTTTAGCTCTCCCTCTACTGGTTATCATGAGCATTTCATAGGGGTACACCTTCAGAAGGAGACACTCGTCAGTGAACAGGTCAAACCTACAAGCTAGAGTCAAGCTGCAAAAACCTTACAAACCATTTCTTATTTAGCCCAACTATAAAATTTGGAGACTTTGACACAGGGAACACTGGGTGGGAGAACAGGTATGTGACAGGAGGCTGACTGGGAGTGAGAGCTTGATATTGTTTTTGGTTGTCAGGGAAATGCGGGGTGTTACGGTGTGAACACTTATTTTTGGGTGTAGACACGTGCAATAGATTAGGTAAGGGCAAGAACATGAGATATTTAAcagtctgtatgtatgtatatctttaatgcaaactaaaataaaaaacaccatcAGTCATGTAAGTTCAATAAATCCACTTGGGAGTGATTGTCCTGGTGCATTTTCTACATTTCTATATAGCTAATCCCATCTGTACAGGAATAAATGAGAGTTAGCATTTTAGCGGAAATGCTCAGTAATAAGCAACTAGAAGTTCTTCGAGGCCTCTGACCAACTCATATCCACACAGTTATGTGTACACTCCCTTATATACTAGACAGTATATAGTGATATGAGTTGTTCGGATGACAATCTGGGCGTTGGATTCTCCACTGTATGCTGCATACAGTATCCAGCCACTGTAAGTTAAAAGCTATGTGAAGATGAGCATGGAGAAGCCAGCATGCTGTAAGCACTACAGAGTGACTCGGCAGCTCCTGAAGCAGCATGCTAAATCAGGAACCCAGCAAATGTGAGTCTTTCACTTCcagtaaatctgttttttatcaTCTCCCTATTTCTACCACAAATGTCACCACGCCATGAGGGCGAACACAACTagctgattatttttatttcaccctgTTCGTTTGGACTCATCTCTTTGTCTTGGTCAAATTGTCGAGACTTTCTCTAAATTAGATGTGACAATATCCTTATTTTCAAGTTAAAAGGGCACTTTTTAATCAGCAGtataataaaaatgtccaacatgttttttgtgtggaTTACATTGCTGTCATCAgtacaaaaagaagaagatacTTGCTTTTGGTTCCAACATATTAGGCATAGATACTCCCCTGTCCATCCTTGCAAGTGCTGCACGGCCATCCTTAATGTGCTAAAGAATagaacatacacaaatgtaatatAGTGGAAGGGGTAATGGCATGAATATGTCCACGAATGGCAGTGGGCACAGTTTTCATTGGATGGAGCAAGTAGCTTTGATGCTATTCTAGAAGTTAATAAAGATGGGCAGTCGTTTACATGTTTTCTGAATgtctctggagttttttttctctatatatgatttgaaatgtgacattaaGCTTGAGTCATAACACTGGATAACAACACACAGAACAAGACATGAGGCGATGGTTGTACATTGCATTTACAGTTTACTGGTTCAGCTACTGGGCAGTGCATGTTTTGGCCACTAGTAAAATCACTGCACTGCAAACCCCGTAGTTGACAATTAATCAAACAGTGACGCAAGCAAGTAGCAGGAGTTGCCTGTGGGCATTCAGGGCAAAGTATCTCTTGCAACCCAGGAGCAAGCAAATGTATGATGCAAGGGGAGGAAGCATGCCATGTGAGAAAGCAGATGAGAGACATACCTGAAACTCTGCAGGACAAAATGGGACAGAAAATGAGACTCACAGTTAATGGTTTTGCTGTCATATCCCCCCGCCAGGCTTCTATCTACAACACTGCTGTCCCTGACCAAACATTGTGTGAATAATTATGCCAAGTATTTTTATAGTTCAAAATGCACTTCCATTTATTGTGTACACTTAGCAAGCCATTTCTGAGTACCGATGCTGAACAGCTCTGGTGAAATTGGCCAGAGATTTACTTGGTGGCCATATTAGTGAGCTCTCACCTCTGCCTCCCCCACACATGTCGCTGTAGCTGTTGTACTGGGTGAAGTCCGTGGACTGGGGCTGCCGAAGCACAGGGAGCAATACATCAACACAGACGTGGATATTTTGTTCCAGACCAGAATGATATTTAAAGGGTAATTCTCAACCTGGGTATTTTAGGTACTCAACCTCGTATTTTTCAACCCTATGTTTATCAATGTGAGTTGAATTCTGGAATTCGCCTTTAAATTCACAACAGTCTATAAAACATGGAAAGAATTACTGTTTCTGCCACTGGAGCcaagaaaaagtaaaatcaacAATCAATTTCTAAtgacttcatgtgtgtgttacataaaCAGCATGAATATAGAATGTATCATATGATCCAACTGTAAATATGAGCAGGGGTCTCACCCGATGTAGCCCATTCCTTCCATAGCCCGGcaaagagtttgtttttgttggtgaAGTTGGATCTGAAACATAAACATTGTTGAAATTGAGGAACATAAACATCTAGAgcaaattaatttatttataaatttGCTATTCAACAATCCAGACCAGACACAAATAGGTGCACAGGTCTTGTGTTCCTGTACATTGCTGACAACTCAAGAGCGTATTAGCTGATGAAGCTGCTCCGTACCTGCGTCACAGTTGCTCTGTTTAGGGTCGTAGCGCTGAGCAGAGAGACTACGTGCGTGACGCTCCCtgatctgttgtttttccatctCCTCCTTCAGAATGAGCTTTCCTAAACCAGACTgaatctaaacacacacacgtttaattaatttacagaacatacacacataagCATCAGtctataaaataaacatgaacaaTACAAAGCATGCATCTCAGGCACATGATATCCAAATATGCATTACCACTCGTACATATAGTTTCCAGAAGGTTTATGATTAATGTGGAATATACTTTAACTACAATAACAAAGACAGTGTGTATTTACATTAGCTTTAGTTGCTGTTTCAATATTGACCTTGTTGAGATGTTCCTCCTGGAGCTGCTTTCTTTTCAAggcctcttcttcttcgtcttctctGGATCGTCTCCTCCCTTCTGAACCTATGGGTACTGTACACAAGCCAAGAAAGttacagagaacacacacacacatctctctagTGTAAAGCCATGCTTCATGTGTACTTGTTTAgtacaaaagaagaaaatgcttCAGTGACAGTTCAAGTTTAGAGAATGGCAGAAAGCTTTAGCTGCTTCGTTGGGCTGTATAGAGCAgtgaggaacacacacagtagGTGGACGATAGAACACAAATGAGAGACAGAGTTGACGAGACAAACATAAGGACTTATTGGAATATTTGGCTGCACTGACACGACGGATGTTTAAACTCCATCAGTCATGTCGAGATTTGACCGGATGTTAAATACACAGAACAGCACGATgtaagacagacacacaaaaggtCAGTTTGAAGTCAGTCTCAGTTATCTCTGTCCTAGTCATTTGTGGCACTGTTGCGTACAGCTAGAGCACCAGTCATGTGCAGCAGGTGAACACAAAGTGGCGGAACTGATGCCACCTCAAGCAGAAAATAACACGGCTGCAACAGAAACCAAACCGCATGTCCGCTTTAGTGCAAGCAAAACTGAAAAGCAGGTTACGGTGACGCCTGAGTAACAGCCTGAGCTCTGAGAGAAGCAGGGATGCATTTAAGCTTTTGGGGGGGGCAGCTGGTAAAGGAGAGTTAGGTGTCTGTTGAACCCCTGCAAGCATCGGGAGCCTACTGTACCTAATACAGTGAGAGAGTAGGGCCAACGGTCGCCCTCACTCCGCGAGCTGTCATCCGGAGAGGGAGCATGGGCTGCGGGGAAGGTGGCGgatctgatgatgtcatcagccgACTTGCTTTGAAGTGCTATGGCAGCTGTATCTATAGGTTGGTAATCATGGGAACTGATCTATCAGTGTCAGGGTCACAGTGTCAAACCAACAGTTAACATCATAGAACCATCTTAGTCTTGGTTCATCTTGGTTTAAGATAAAAGCCTTGCACAGTGCAAAACATGTCTTTCCTAACAAGTCACTGGATATTAGATAGAGCcctaaaatcaaacaaatagaCAAACTGTCTTTGGGTGAGAGTCAGTGTGGTTCTAAGGATGTTTTTGCTGACATCAGGTCAGAAAATACTCCAGCTGCAGTATATTCTACACAAGTCAAATTTTCTCGCGCCGTtaccattttcttttcaaatccaTCCTAAAACAAGACTATGCAACTCCTGATCAAAGGTTGATTCTAGAAGAAATATCACTTTTGCTGCTGAAGCCTTTCTTGAAGCAGCGTTCCATAATGATGCGCGTAGCAAACAGCTCTTGACTAGTTAAGGCTAAAAATAGGCATCAATTAGAATGACACTAAAGTGGAAGCGATAACTCTCCTTACATCTCAGGACAGACTTCTGTCCCACAAAGGAtatgacattttctgtgtgcATTCATCTTGTAATTAGACAATCGGCCGTTGCATCTTATTGTGTCTGTTAATTTCTTAGACATGGTTGCATCACCTTTGACAAAGGCTGGGTACAGGTCAAGCAGAGCAGGAAGCAGTGCCTCTGACAGGTGACTGGAGATAAAGTGTTCTTGTGAGTGCACAGATTTATCATTGACTATTCGTGTAAGTAACAATTATACTGCTGGATAACCTGCTAggtccagacttttttttattacactaccttgatgtttcatgtttattcAGTTTACATATTTACAGTTATCCATGTACATAACATACAAGTATTCTACTTCTCATATTATTTCCAGGTGTAAATCTGTAGTAAGTTTGAAACAGCGTACTGAGGCCTGAAAATGAAGGATTCtgttttcactgggttgtttcATTGCTTGTTAATAGTAAATATTTGAACAGCTACCATACATGTGATTTGCATGTTCCTCAATACTGCACTAGTGACGTGTATACAGTTAATTCTAAGGGCTAATACTACTTCTTCAGTCAGAGAGGTAAAGATGTCTAGGCAGAGAGCAGCGAGACATACTACGGGACACACTTTAAGCACAGGAAAGACAGGCAGCATGAAATCATGAGACAGGACAGACACTGTGAGATTAATTACTTGGTGCATTTTCTAGGTTGACTGCTTTTGGGGGGAGGATGCTGGAGTCAATTGGTTTGTCTGATAGTTTGGGCGGATTTTCAGATGTTTAGGGTCGAATGCAGCCCATCTTTAGTTTTAGAGagatttcaaacaatatcaATGAAAGCATTGAGCTCTGCTTCACCATCTGTAAAAGCCACTGCACACAACAGCTTCTTGTATGGTATGCCCACTAGAGGCTAATATGGTCTAAACCtactttttaatcacatttgaCTAGGTTGAGTTCACCTTTTCTGCTTAgttacattttcacagatatGGTTATCACAAAAGTAAAACAAGATTATAACACCCAAGGGTCTCGAGCAAAAGTTACACAATCTCGTTTTAAGAAATGACTCGTTGTGACATTACTCCTGTGACTTGTCAAGATGGACAGAGTGCAGCGTAAAACAAGCTCcgggtcagacagaagaggattGGAGACAGACTTCAAACAgtgctcacacactgacactgggGGTGAGTGCATggttaaatgaaaacacagtttcagGTGATTAACAAAAGCACTTTCACTTAAGAACCAAGCTCTATAACATCATCACCAAGTGGTTCCCAAAGTTTTTATTATGAGGTTCCCCCACAGTCCTATCAGATATCCACAAACTCTTCCACACTCAAAATGTACAGTGctactgaatatatttttatataactgACTTGTCATTGTTTCAACCATTGACCTATTAAGTTTAGCAAAATATTTCAACCTGTTATCCATTACTTTGAGCTATTTCCACGATTTATCCATCACTTATTGCAATTTTTACTCTTAGCTTCTTGTTTAGGATTCTGCATTTGCTTGCTCACCTTTCATGCACTCTTACATCCAATCACACATAGTGTTTTTTAGTGTTACGGCTGAATTAATAAGTGGATAAcgttttttaatcaaattataaTTTCTATTTATTCAAATGGGTTGAGCTACTCCACAGTCTTCTACCCCCTGGAAATTGCAGTAGTACTGGATATAAACTAACCCTGGTGGAGAATCACATCACCAATAGTGTAACTTTGGAGTAGGgctcacagacagacatttttcttttcagtttttacagaTACAAGATACTCTGAATTTAAATGATAATAAGGAAAGTTACCGTGTTGTTTGTAGATGGGTGGTTTTCTGTAGATGTTGATCCCCTgatctgaaaacatttaaatatagaCAGAAAAGACATTTACTGGATATACAGAGTgcagctatttaaaaaaaaattaaaaatagattGGGATTAAATTAACTGGCACCCTCTTCTTGTGATAGATCTGTACAGTCATGAAAGAAGAGGGGAGAAAGCAATCCCAAACAAAGtataatgagagagagagagactgatagatagagagactgatagatagatagatagatagatagatagatagatagatagatagatagatagacagacagacagacagacagacagacagacagacagacagacagacagacagacagacagatagatagatagatagatagatagatagatagatagatagatagatagatagatagatagatagcaaGATAGAGGGGGAGAGCAGTGACAGGGTGCGCTCCAGCTCCTACCTGGGAGGTGGAAATGTTTAGGGGTCTGAGAGAGAGGCGGAGTGACCGGCCGGCTGTCAGGCCTGAGCGGGAGTGGGGAGCTCCGGCCACTTGGTGGGTCAGTGCCTCCAGTGAGAACAACCAAGAACAGAACATAAGCAAGCGGGATAATAGAGGGGAACCACAGTATGAACGTTGCAACACACCAGGACCAACGGGACCAGTCGACGTCACTTTGAGCGGATGGGAGACAGAATTCTGTTTGGTTCTGATAAATGCAGTTAATGGAGCTGAGCTCTATGTGGAGGATGAAGGTAGGAAAGCGGatcaaagcagcagagtttaaaaTAGCCAGATTAAATGCTGTATGAAGTATTAAGTCGGTTCAGCTGTTGTATAATATGAGTTCACAGTTTGGCAAAAGTTAAGAAATGAAaatttcccagcatgcaaaGGCAAACTTATATTACAAAACCTGACATTTTTATCTCTTCCTCGAGTTTACTAGAGTCAGGAGACTGATTCagaaaatgccaaaaaaaaaaggcttccATCATCCAACATTCAGGGAAGTATCAGTTTGGATGTAGGATttggattattattatgtgCATGCAAAGCTGCAAACACAGCGACTGTCTTTATCTTTGGCAGAGGCTGTGTTAGTCAGAGGTGAAGTTAGTGCCTTGGCTGGATGGGTTTACCAATGTCATGGGTTTGACCATTCAGGGATGAAGTTCTATTGTAATGAAAAAATGAAGATGGATCCAGAGCAGCTGATGTGGCATAGAGGGGGAGGAGGCATCCCGGGTGATGATGGAGATGACGTTTTGCCTTGAGGGGTGGGTGGCAAAGAGTTGAGTGGGGCCCTTACCTTGGCTATGGGGGAGGAAGTGGTGTCTGAAAGGGGAGTTGGGGCGGGAGTCACTATTTCTGGAGCCCACACTGTTACTGCACAGGGAGGAGCAGAGCTTCTGCATGCCTGTCAGAGCCTCTGCAGTGAGGGAGTGACAGGGGGACAAAACCCCAGGACCAGGCAGCAGAGGTGGACAATGTGGGGGAGGAGATAGAGGGTGAGAAGGTGAGGGAAGATATGCGGGAATCAAATGtcgaaaaaaaggaaataaaagacagGCAGTGAGTGAGGGGTAAGGTGTCTTCAAGATGAGCAGTAAGAAACAAGGAAGAGTAATAATCTTTTTAACGGAAAGAATCGTAAACAAAAAGTTGTGTTCTTTAAGGTTGTTATCCTGCAAAAGGAGGGACAGTTCATCAAGTGAAACTCTTCTACATCTACCGTGACCCTAACAACTATCATCTTCCTAAGATCTCATCTATACATGTCCATGTCTGATATCACTGTAATATacatggacagacacacacacagacacacacagacacacacacacacacatacacacatacacacactaacctTAGCCTAACCATAACCATTAACCTTAACCATAACATAAACTTAACTTCAATGTCTTTTTTGATAATTTACATTAACCCTTACCCCATAAAGAATACAAGTCCCCTTAGTATGAcaatgtaaacagatttaggtccccacagcatgagtaatacctggaccacacacacacacacacacacatgcaatggCACACACTGCATACACACAAGTACTCACCTGGCCTGTGAAAATGCTGTGGGGACCGTGACAAGGTTGGGGTGTAACCATGGCGATTATAAACTGGTGATCCTATGGAGCCCTGACTTGTCGACCTTTGGAGGATGCGTTCCCTTCTGTCGTAGGTGccctgacatacacacacacgcacgcacacacacacacatattattttattacatatgGTATTAGGGTTGCAATCAGGGGACAGGGAATTTGACAAAATGATGCTTACCTCAGCAGGTGGGGTTGGTGACATGTTCCTTGAGGACTAGAAAGAATCAAACAAGTCTGAATTACAGCTTTGTCAGTTAATCTAGATAATGTTGGACTGCTCCACACAGCCAGAAGTGAATATCATAGCATTAACGGGCTATAAAAACACCCCTCATGACTTATCTGCTGACCTTCCACATTTTTGGTTTCTACAAGGCACACAGCCTCATTTTTATGTGACACACACCTTGCATGCTGTTATTCCTTTGCAATGTAGGGTCATTCGTAATCATCAGCACATGCTGACGTATCTTACCTTGTCATCGGGCAGCGGGGAGCGTTCCCTCCTGGCAGTGTGGAGCTGTGAGGGAGACAGAAGGTCAGTACTGCGTAAAAGCTTATTTAGTAATATCACACAATCTGTAAAGACCCCCGTGTGTTCATTTATATCTCTAGAGGAAAGTCACACGCCAAGGCAAACAGATGATCATTTGAAGAGTATTTGTCTTTTTGCACAGTTCTGTTTGTGCATAAAGTTAGAGTGCATGCAGGAAAGAAAGCAtgcagtctgtgtgtttacctctCCCACActctctcgtctctcctctctctcatccaggGAGGTGCTGTACATAGGTTCATAGGTAATAAGATCAGGACGCTCAATGTCATAAATGGCTTTGACTTTTGGAATAGCAGCTAGGTCTCTGTAATCAAGGATCTCATTGTCTACTTTTGCCTAGGGAGACAAATAAAGacattgtacacacacacacacacacacacacaagagtaaAGGGAGATTACTACAGTAATACAGTGCTATCAATGAACAAGGTGCAACTGTTGTTATAACAATACGGATGAGGTTATGTctggagagacagagcagctAAGCGTAGCTCTGCATCATATCTTACATAGATCGTGTGACCCGGTGAGCCCGGTATGCTTGAACCAGGTCTGGAACAAATACTCTCGGATGACGACCTCGTAGGCTGTGAGAGGAAAATACACAAGTGGCTATTAGTCACAGTCAtaactgtttctgtttgtctgtcaagCTGTTGGTCTCCCATGATCCGCAGCCCCCTGTCATCTGCACATCACCCTGAGATTATCACCCAAAACACAATTCATTTCACCGTTTAGCCTTAATACTACATGAGCGATGAAGAggaaatatatttatgtttcatgAATTGCATGAAGTACGTTTGAAATACCAACATGTCATCTCGTGATTGGGTCATTCATTTGCAAATTTGCAAAGTGAATGAGACTGTAGTGCTGTGATTGTATGCTCTAAAGAACCCCATGCCTGCTGATGGGAGATGAACAGTTTGGATGGCAGCAGCAGGTCTGAATGTAGAGTAATTAAATGAGATTTTCACTAATGGTTTAAATGGGGATTTTAGAAAAAGGCAAATTAGACGAGTCTgctccttcaaatgtgtctttgcttCATGCACCTCTGATATGAGCACACAAGACTGAATGGCCTCGTATGACACAAAGAGAAGGGCACTGCAGGCTGTCTCCAGAAGATGGCAGCATACAGTGCATTGTGTCCTATGTACAGTATATGGTGAAGGAACACAGGATGATGCCATCTCATAGCCAATAGCGAATACAGTAcctgcctttctgttttttggagGAATAAGAGGGACGGAGGCAATAGCTgtggaggaagggagagggggGGTTCACAGGACATCACACAGGGGTTGTGCCGCTCCAGCCTGACTCACAGTTCACATACGTACATCAAAGCCAACATGTCCACATGTAAATATGCACATGAACAAgtatttcaacacacacacacacacacacacacacacgtaatggcacacactcacacgacACCACCTGAATAGTCAAATGCCACAGTGGGATAGTTTAGCAGTACAGCAGGAGTGGTTCAGAATCGCTTGTTACATATTCTGAATTTTTCTCTTTTCGAGTAAAACACCGTCATGAGACATGAACAGTAAGGGGCTTTCAGTCAGGACAAAGTCAAGGACAATGGAGTCAGTGACAGACAAATTCCTACCCGctccctgtgtctctcctctgttctgGTCGTGTTCTTGCAGCCGGGATGCCAAACTGTGgatcctgaggaggaggagttcaAATATTTAGAACAACAgatatatatgcaaataaagaatattcacagaaatgtttaatgtatttCCACACATGACGAGATGTGATTAATTCATTCTGTGACACACTGTCAGCACTAGGTGAGCTGTCAATGCAACATTGATCATAGTGGGAATCACAACAATGTTCTTATGCGCTAACATATCCACAGACTAGCAGCCAATTAAAAATTAGTAATATCACACATTTGGGAATATTACACCATCAGTGCttgaaataaaatatctatTAAAGCCAGACAGATATATATGTTGACCCTATAAAAAAACAGCCTATATGAGccttttcacagacatatcgGCACAGTGCTGaataaacaatacagaaaagatgtgcatttatgtttatataggctatgtaaaaaaaatcaagttctTTATATTtggtggtgttttcatttcatttactgatgatataatatataatattatatcatACAATAAAGTATAATACCATTTGTGGTTAAATGGTCAAATATCAAGACTCAggaacatttctttgtcattaagGGTTTGAACCTCTTAGGAATTATTGTCaaattattactttttaaatatatcatcCGACATATCATTATCTCCTAATATCTCTATCGTCTTCAGCcctaaataatacatttctgaAGTGCTCTAATATCTATTATATCAAATTAAGATTGCTTGTAATAAGtatatgttttatatcatttaaCTTTCGGCCTACTGGTCTATGAACACAATGGAATTAAGTCTTGGGCTTTTTTCCAAACTACCTTATTTGACAAGAAACGAGTGTTTGCATAACAAATGCAGAAGATTCCACATAATGTGTCGACAACCTGGATAAAATTAACTATTTCTTGCCACACaatgtcatctgcacaacataTAGCAGATATAACTTGGaaccacaaaataaataataacaattttCCTCATTTTATATGCCAATCTACATATATTTACTTGTTGCTTGTCGTACTATTGTACCAATAACACTAATATACCACATCTAATCCCTTTGTTAATGGATTTCATTCCTGAGCTTTACTTAACCTCTGAACGAGCTTCAGTTTCAGCTCAGTATCTGGTTTTCATGTGACAGTGAGGACACGGGTTGGTTAGCTCACCTTGCAGATacatctcctctccctctgtgaacATCTGGTTGCACCTGCTGCATCTCGCACAGCTAGGGTGGTAGTGCTTATCTCCTgcctggaaaacacaaaagagcaCAAATGGACTTGACATCATAGAAAATGATGTGTGCAGTTGAGTGAGCAAGGCAGAGCTGCAACTTCCAGGAAATAAACCCAGTGGTCCAACTGCTCTCAGCTCTCTCATCCTTCCTCTGTAACACACAAGCCCTGTTTGTGCAATGAAGAGTTTCATCAGATCCTGTGCCCTGGAAACAGCTCTCTGTTCCTCCAACTTTAAAAGTGAACTCAAGACCAAGCTTTTTCGtctggctttaaaaaaaatatatttccatttatctatattttaagcttttttaatatttggtATCTCTTTTTTAATTCACTTCCTTGATTATTTTCGGTTTACTTAATATATTTTTCGTCTATTCTCTCtgaagattttttaaaaatctctttcattcacctttctgtttatttctattCGGTTCACTGATTTGTGGGTTAAGACCCACACAGGTTTTATGCCTGGGACCCCCGGCTGGTCAGTTGAGGCTGGGGAGGCCTCTAGATAAAAGGTGGGTCATCTTCGCGAGACGCGGGTGGGTCCAGTTGCTTCCGGGCACTTCTACAaaagggtgttttttttttattcaggacCACCATGACGCTGGCCAGTTTGACAGAGTTAACCTGCTTTCAGACATCTGAGTGTTTCTCTTTATGAAAACCTGCGTAATGAAATCCAGTAAAACGATCTGACAGCAACAGAGGCTCAATTCCCACTGATGTGGCAATTTGCATGCAGAGTGCTCCATTATAAACGCCCGTGTGACTTTGACTGGGGGATGATAGATACCCAAATGAAACTTTGCCTGCTCTATAACAACCCTCAGTAACAGGCAAGTGGCCTCTCAGAGATACGGAGCCACCGACTAATGTTTGCATTGACCTTttactgtataaaaaaaaaaacat encodes:
- the LOC109632351 gene encoding actin-binding LIM protein 1 isoform X14 translates to MPTLPNLNSLGKLCSSSRSQNVDRVRVKRKSSVKRMSIIEDGHVAEVLYLIPKLYMEQLPYLDPNDYYLSERLNDVATVAHAQDTNHHSTEKPLIQCYKCGEPCKGEVLRVQNKHFHLKCFTCKVCGCDLAQGGFFMKNGEYLCTLDYQRMHGTRCNGCGDFVEGEVVTALGKTYHPACFVCTICKRPFPAGDRVTFNGKDCLCQYCVEPMSPGPKDILGSSNCAGCGRDIKNGQALLALDRQWHLGCFKCKACNKVLTGEYISKDGAPYCEKDYQIHFGVQCEACHQFITGKVLEAGDKHYHPSCARCSRCNQMFTEGEEMYLQGSTVWHPGCKNTTRTEERHRERPTRSSSESICSRPGSSIPGSPGHTIYAKVDNEILDYRDLAAIPKVKAIYDIERPDLITYEPMYSTSLDEREERRESVGELHTARRERSPLPDDKSSRNMSPTPPAEGTYDRRERILQRSTSQGSIGSPVYNRHGYTPTLSRSPQHFHRPEALTGMQKLCSSLCSNSVGSRNSDSRPNSPFRHHFLPHSQGTDPPSGRSSPLPLRPDSRPVTPPLSQTPKHFHLPDQGINIYRKPPIYKQHDTAAIALQSKSADDIIRSATFPAAHAPSPDDSSRSEGDRWPYSLTVLVPIGSEGRRRSREDEEEEALKRKQLQEEHLNKIQSGLGKLILKEEMEKQQIRERHARSLSAQRYDPKQSNCDADPTSPTKTNSLPGYGRNGLHRPQSTDFTQYNSYSDMCGGGREFQHIKDGRAALARMDRGVSMPNMLEPKVYPYEMLMITSRGRAKLPRDVDRTRLERHLAPETFFDIFGMEIQEFDRLPLWKRNDMKKKAKLF
- the LOC109632351 gene encoding actin-binding LIM protein 1 isoform X7, with protein sequence MPTLPNLNSLGKLCSSSRSQNVDRVRVKRKSSVKRMSIIEDGHVAEVLYLIPKLYMEQLPYLDPNDYYLSERLNDVATVAHAQDTNHHSTEKPLIQCYKCGEPCKGEVLRVQNKHFHLKCFTCKVCGCDLAQGGFFMKNGEYLCTLDYQRMHGTRCNGCGDFVEGEVVTALGKTYHPACFVCTICKRPFPAGDRVTFNGKDCLCQYCVEPMSPGPKDILGSSNCAGCGRDIKNGQALLALDRQWHLGCFKCKACNKVLTGEYISKDGAPYCEKDYQIHFGVQCEACHQFITGKVLEAGDKHYHPSCARCSRCNQMFTEGEEMYLQGSTVWHPGCKNTTRTEERHRERPTRSSSESICSRPGSSIPGSPGHTIYLHTARRERSPLPDDKSSRNMSPTPPAEGTYDRRERILQRSTSQGSIGSPVYNRHGYTPTLSRSPQHFHRPEALTGMQKLCSSLCSNSVGSRNSDSRPNSPFRHHFLPHSQGTDPPSGRSSPLPLRPDSRPVTPPLSQTPKHFHLPDQGINIYRKPPIYKQHDTAAIALQSKSADDIIRSATFPAAHAPSPDDSSRSEGDRWPYSLTVLVPIGSEGRRRSREDEEEEALKRKQLQEEHLNKIQSGLGKLILKEEMEKQQIRERHARSLSAQRYDPKQSNCDADPTSPTKTNSLPGYGRNGLHRPQSTDFTQYNSYSDMCGGGREFQVCLSSAFSHGMLPPLASYICLLLGCKRYFALNAHRQLLLLACVTV
- the LOC109632351 gene encoding actin-binding LIM protein 1 isoform X3 gives rise to the protein MPTLPNLNSLGKLCSSSRSQNVDRVRVKRKSSVKRMSIIEDGHVAEVLYLIPKLYMEQLPYLDPNDYYLSERLNDVATVAHAQDTNHHSTEKPLIQCYKCGEPCKGEVLRVQNKHFHLKCFTCKVCGCDLAQGGFFMKNGEYLCTLDYQRMHGTRCNGCGDFVEGEVVTALGKTYHPACFVCTICKRPFPAGDRVTFNGKDCLCQYCVEPMSPGPKDILGSSNCAGCGRDIKNGQALLALDRQWHLGCFKCKACNKVLTGEYISKDGAPYCEKDYQIHFGVQCEACHQFITGKVLEAGDKHYHPSCARCSRCNQMFTEGEEMYLQGSTVWHPGCKNTTRTEERHRERLLPPSLLFLQKTERQPTRSSSESICSRPGSSIPGSPGHTIYAKVDNEILDYRDLAAIPKVKAIYDIERPDLITYEPMYSTSLDEREERRESVGELHTARRERSPLPDDKSSRNMSPTPPAEGTYDRRERILQRSTSQGSIGSPVYNRHGYTPTLSRSPQHFHRPEALTGMQKLCSSLCSNSVGSRNSDSRPNSPFRHHFLPHSQGTDPPSGRSSPLPLRPDSRPVTPPLSQTPKHFHLPDQGINIYRKPPIYKQHDTAAIALQSKSADDIIRSATFPAAHAPSPDDSSRSEGDRWPYSLTVLVPIGSEGRRRSREDEEEEALKRKQLQEEHLNKIQSGLGKLILKEEMEKQQIRERHARSLSAQRYDPKQSNCDADPTSPTKTNSLPGYGRNGLHRPQSTDFTQYNSYSDMCGGGRAH